Proteins encoded within one genomic window of Rhododendron vialii isolate Sample 1 chromosome 1a, ASM3025357v1:
- the LOC131327297 gene encoding uncharacterized protein LOC131327297, producing the protein MAEMRADCQQMKADSQLLYSHSQSIAKMETQVGQLANALNHRDEGKLPSQPVANPRGMHHIDNSQGHEQAKLVVTLRNGRDVETRPEKVKAKEKVSPPVAERSKVDKRSNEKETDPVSTVVPRSSETPSYIPKAPFPICLNAPSPFRKKGVSTDNIMEVFKQVKMNIPLLDAIEQIPSYAKFLKDLCTHKRKARARFLEPIPIPHQVSSVLQSNTAPKLVDPSVPTISCVIGNHFISRALLDLGASVNLLPYSVYEELGLGELKPTSVTLQLADRSVKAPRGMLEDVLVKVNNFYFPVDFIVLDTEPVHPTALKSQTLVILGRPFLATANA; encoded by the coding sequence ATGGCTGAAATGAGAGCCGATTGCcaacaaatgaaagctgactccCAATTGCTTTACTCTCACTCTCAATCCATTGCCAAGATGGAAACCCAAGTGGGTCAACTAGCTAATGCTCTTAACCATCGGGATGAGGGTAAATTACCGAGTCAGCCAGTGGCTAACCCACGAGGGATGCACCATATTGACAATTCGCAAGGTCACGAACAAGCAAAATTAGTTGTCACCCTCAGAAATGGGAGAGATGTAGAGACACGACCGGAGAAGGTCAAAGCGAAGGAGAAAGTGTCTCCACCTGTCGCTGAGAGGTCTAAGGTTGATAAGAGGTCTAACGAGAAGGAGACCGATCCAGTGTCCACAGTTGTTCCAAGGTCATCTGAGACTCCATCGTATATTCCTAAGGCACCTTTCCCAATTTGCCTAAATGCACCTTCACCCTTTCGCAAGAAGGGAGTATCCACTGATAATATCATGGAGGTGTTCAAGCAAGTTAAGATGAACATCCCATTGCTCGATGCCATTGAGCAAATCCCATCTTATGCCAAGTTCCTCAAGGACTTGTGCACTCACAAGCGGAAGGCTCGAGCCAGGTTTTTAGAGCCCATTCCTATTCCTCACCAAGTTAGCTCTGTTCTTCAATCTAACACTGCCCCCAAGCTTGTTGATCCTAGTGTGCCCACAATCTCTTGTGTCATAGGCAATCACTTTATTAGTAGGGCACTCTTAGATTTAGGGGCAAGTGTCAATCTTTTACCGTACTCTGTGTACGAAGAGTTGGGGCTTGGTGAGTTGAAGCCTACATCGGTTACTCTACAGTTGGCCGATCGTTCTGTGAAAGCCCCACGGGGCATGTTAGAGGATGTCCTCGTCAAGGTGAATAATTTCTACTTTCCTGTTGATTTCATTGTCCTTGACACAGAGCCAGTCCACCCCACAGCCCTTAAATCTCAAACACTTGTCATCTTGGGTCGTCCTTTTCTAGCCACGGCCAATGCATAA